Proteins encoded together in one Ipomoea triloba cultivar NCNSP0323 chromosome 4, ASM357664v1 window:
- the LOC116016347 gene encoding protein TSS, whose product MAPKTGRGKTKGDKKKKEEKVLPVVMDVTVNLPDETQVILKGISTDRIIDVRRLLSVNTRTCNFTKFSLSHEVRGLRLKDTVDVSALKPCVLTLVEEDYDEESATAHVRRLLDILACTTSFGPAAAVASSKGGDSNKNVRPTQDAKNPKKSSKSQPTNHKHSLPPTSPTSHSQPAAKDASPASVDADGEMNNSCPKLGSFYEFFSLSNVTPPLQFIRRATTQRNENDLREDHLFSIEVKLCNGKLVLVDACRKGFYSIGKLRILSHNLVDLLRHLSRAFDNAYEDLMKAFQERNKFGNLPYGFRANTWLIPPVAAQLSTNFPPLPVEDEKWGGDGGGLGRDGKSNLFPYANAFSFITSMPCATAEERQIRDRKAFLLHSLFVDVAIFQAISAVQHVMEEDKLSNCGIDGTIIYKESVGDLNISVMKDASNASCKVDTKIDGTQASGLDMKQLIERNLLKGITADENTAAHDVATLGVVNVRHCGYIATVKVHGEEIDNKSPKLQSLDLPDQPDGGANALNINSLRMLLHFKTASEYNKIALQSKSSGCEDTTSQAFVKRVLEESITKLQEEEIKADAFIRWELGACWIQHLQDQKKSEKEKKPPAEKIKNEMKVEGLGTPLKSLKNKKKNSDGNNMELQSDNPKSAAYGISEESEKTAMPSTNSHDENQIILQTLLSDAAFNRLKESETGLHLKSLQELIDLSQKYYDEVALPKLVADFGSLELSPVDGRTLTDFMHSRGLRMRSLGKVVKLSEKLTHVQSLCMHEMIVRAFKHILQAVIASVVKTEDMAAVIAAALNMMLGVPESEQSNHFHDVDSLVWRWLELFLEKRYEWDICNLNFKDVRKFAILRGLCHKVGIEIVPRDYDMNSPNPFQKEDIVGLVPVHKQAACSSADGRQLLESSKTALDKGKLEDAVSYGTKALAKLVAVCGPYHRMTAGAYSLLAVVLYHTGDFNQATIYQQKALDINERELGLDHPDTMKSYGDLAVFYYRLQHTELALKYVKRALYLLHLTCGPSHPNTAATYINVAMMEEGLGNVHVALRYLHKALKCNQKLLGPDHIQTAASYHAIAIALSLMEAYPLSVQHEQTTLQILRTKLGPDDLRTQDAAAWLEYFESKAFEQQEAARNGTRKPDASIASKGHLSVSDLLDYINPSPDAKGRDANGVKRKGFIMKVKGKSDQNNINSTNSELSPKDSQREASDEEKQICKPDNENKENKESVILPVVSEHDADCVGAEEKLVQSRLAEPEEASIEKPIANDVLPETHVEGEDGWQPVQRPRSAGLYGRRVRQRWQTIGKVIGYQKKEVVSDVEQARVQNNYQGGKYYLLKKRTSSPRSYADYYITKTSSPSAKFGRRMVKAMTYRVKSVPSSVRETATETSRIAGDSLNPLSEEKQILTLKEVGQISKRSSIVSLGKSPSYKEVALAPPGTISMLQTRVSEDEIQYRKDTEEVGEENNQIEEISDTMQKDAENLECSIRHLDLLSEDQIKCEAEAVKKEEIHTSDVMIINDSDCITVSQMGQECVQTDNTLSSDDSPNGDLCEREEINTFEARSDSKSPLQEVECPRVKSSSYSNDSRELSNKKLSASAEPFSPSSAVARIAPLPMSINHPSGPGALPTVGPWPMNMTLHPGPGTVLPNPMCSSPHHPYPSPPATPNMMPPLPFMYPPYSQPQSLPRSTFPVNTSPFHQNHYPWQCNINAGPSDYSPSTVWPVGRPVEFSLSPGVVEPITDTNLSMKEEQYDNPESLNIAPNLPVDLNTLDDTKKEVHLLASEVVENLNDVTDVQSGDDGMKGKLNSNHATLPESLPNNSDDSKEDGGSCDRYVPRHPWKTDNEKTFNILIRGRRNRKQTLRMPISLLKRPYTSQSFKVVYSRVIRETEVPRSTGLPSNKDCASNCT is encoded by the exons ATGGCGCCCAAGACCGGTCGTGGCAAGACGAAGGGagacaagaagaagaaggaagagaaag TTCTCCCGGTTGTCATGGATGTAACAGTAAACCTACCGGACGAGACGCAAGTTATCTTGAAG GGGATATCGACGGATAGGATTATTGATGTTCGTCGACTTTTATCGGTGAATACAAGGACTTGTAATTTCACAAAATTTTCGTTAAGTCATgag GTGAGAGGGCTACGCTTGAAGGATACGGTGGACGTTTCCGCACTGAAGCCCTGTGTCCTCACTCTTGTTGAAG AGGATTACGATGAAGAGAGCGCCACGGCGCATGTTCGAAGGCTGCTGGACATACTAGCATGCACGACGAGTTTCGGGCCGGCTGCGGCTGTGGCGAGCTCAAAAGGCGGCGATTCGAATAAGAATGTGCGTCCTACGCAGGATGCCAAGAACCCCAAAAAGTCGAGCAAATCGCAGCCGACCAACCACAAGCACTCTTTGCCACCAACTTCCCCGACGTCGCATTCACAGCCGGCGGCAAAAGATGCATCACCGGCGTCGGTGGACGCTGACGGAGAGATGAACAACTCCTGTCCTAAACTTGGTAGCTTCTACGAGTTCTTCTCTCTCTCAAATGTCACGCCCCCTCTTCAGT TTATAAGAAGAGCAACAACGCAACGGAATGAGAACGATTTGCGGGAGGATCACCTTTTCTCTATCGAA GTTAAGCTTTGCAATGGGAAGCTGGTTCTGGTTGATGCTTGTAGAAAAGGATTCTATAGCATTGGAAAGCTAAGGATTCTTAGCCACAACCTTGTTGATTTGTTGAGACATCTTAGCAGAGCGTTTGACAAT GCTTATGAAGATCTTATGAAAGCATTCCAAGAACGTAACAAG TTCGGAAATCTTCCCTATGGCTTTAGAGCCAACACTTGGCTCATTCCCCCTGTTGCCGCACAGTTGTCCACTAATTTTCCACCTCTCCCAGTGGAGGATGAAAAATGGGGAGGAGATGGAGGTGGTCTTGGCCGGGATGGAAAAAGCAATTTGTTTCCTTATGCCAATGCATTCTCGTTTATCACATCTATGCCATGTGCAACAGCAGAGGAGAGGCAGATTCGTGATAGGAAAGCCTTTCTTCTTCACAGTTTATTTGTTGATGTTGCCATTTTTCAAGCAATATCAGCTGTGCAGCATGTAATGGAGGAAGACAAATTATCTAATTGTGGTATTGATGGCACTATCATTTACAAGGAGAGTGTTGGTGACTTAAACATTTCTGTCATGAAAGATGCTTCTAATGCCAGCTGCAAAGTAGATACTAAAATTGATGGAACTCAAGCATCAGGATTAGACATGAAACAATTGATTGAACGAAACCTCCTGAAGGGGATTACTGCTGATGAAAATACTGCAGCCCAT GATGTAGCTACCTTAGGTGTTGTAAATGTAAGGCACTGTGGTTATATTGCAACTGTGAAAGTTCATGGTGAAGAAATTGACAACAAAAGTCCTAAACTGCAAAGTCTTGATCTTCCTGATCAACCTGATGGGGGTGCCAATGCTCTAAATATAAACAG ttTAAGGATGCTTCTTCACTTCAAGACAGCTTCagaatataacaaaatagcattGCAATCAAAAAGTTCAGGTTGTGAAGACACTACTTCCCAGGCTTTTGTTAAGAGAGTACTGGAAGAGAGTATTACCAAGcttcaagaagaagaaataaaagcCGATGCTTTCATAAGATGGGAACTTGGAGCTTGTTGGATACAACACTTGCAAGATCAGAAGAaatcagaaaaagaaaaaaagcctCCTGCTGAGaagataaaaaatgaaatgaaggtCGAGGGGCTTGGAACTCCTCTGAAGTCTCTtaagaacaaaaagaaaaactcaGATGGGAACAATATGGAACTCCAGTCTGATAACCCCAAGTCTGCTGCATATGGCATTAGTGAGGAATCGGAAAAAACTGCGATGCCTTCAACAAACTCCCATGATGAAAATCAAATCATACTACAGACTTTGTTGTCTGATGCTGCTTTTAACCGACTAAAAGAGTCAGAGACTGGACTCCACCTTAAG TCATTACAGGAACTGATTGATCTATCACAGAAGTACTACGACGAAGTTGCCCTTCCTAAActg GTTGCTGATTTTGGTTCTTTGGAACTATCACCAGTTGATGGTCGGACACTTACTGATTTCATGCATAGCAGAGGTCTGCGGATGCGTTCTCTTGGGAAAGTT GTGAAGCTATCAGAAAAGTTGACACATGTGCAATCCCTTTGTATGCATGAGATGATAGTACGTGCTTTTAAGCATATTCTGCAAGCAGTGATTGCCTCAGTTGTTAAGACTGAGGATATGGCTGCCGTAATTGCTGCTGCTCTGAATATGATGCTTGGGGTTCCTGAAAGTGAACAGTCAAATCACTTCCATGATGTTGATTCCCTTGTGTGGAGATGGCTGGAGTTATTTCTAGAAAAACGATATGAATGGGATATTTGCAATCTAAACTTCAAAGATGTGAGGAAATTTGCAATTCTTCGTGGTCTATGTCACAAG GTTGGTATTGAGATTGTTCCAAGAGACTATGATATGAATTCTCCAAATCCTTTCCAGAAAGAAGACATTGTTGGTCTGGTACCAGTACATAAG CAAGCAGCATGCTCTTCCGCAGATGGTCGCCAACTTCTGGAATCATCAAAAACTGCGTTAGACAAGGGGAAACTTGAAGATGCAGTCAGCTATGGGACAAAG GCACTTGCAAAGCTTGTTGCAGTATGTGGGCCCTATCATCGAATGACAGCAGGTGCTTATAGCCTTCTTGCGGTTGTTTTATATCACACAGGAGATTTTAATCAG GCCACAATCTACCAGCAGAAAGCTCTGGATATCAATGAAAGAGAGCTAGGGCTTGATCATCCAGATACTATGAAAAGTTATGGGGATCTTGCTGTTTTCTATTACAGACTTCAACACACAGAGTTGGCTCTGAA GTATGTGAAGCGAGCACTTTATTTGTTACATCTCACATGTGGCCCATCACATCCAAACACTGCTGCAACCTACATAAACGTGGCTATGATGGAGGAAGGCTTGGGTAATGTACATGTTGCCCTCAGATATCTTCATAAAGCTCTAAAATGCAACCAAAAGTTACTTGGCCCAGATCATATCCAG ACAGCTGCTAGTTACCATGCTATTGCAATTGCACTCTCATTGATGGAAGCATATCCTTTGAGCGTTCAACATGAGCAAACAACGTTGCAGATACTTCGGACAAAGCTGGGTCCAGATGATCTTCGAACGCAG GATGCTGCTGCTTGGCTTGAGTACTTTGAGTCAAAGGCTTTTGAGCAGCAAGAAGCTGCCCGAAATGGAACGAGGAAGCCCGATGCATCCATAGCCAGCAAGGGTCATCTGAG TGTGTCAGATTTGCTTGACTACATTAATCCAAGCCCTGATGCCAAAGGAAGAGATGCAAATGGGGTGAAAAGAAAAGGCTTTATTATGAAG GTGAAGGGAAAATCtgatcaaaataatattaattcaacaaattcTGAATTATCTCCAAAAGATTCTCAGAGAGAGGCATCAGATGAAGAGAAGCAAATTTGCAAACCTGATAATGAAAACAAAGAGAATAAGGAATCTGTCATCTTGCCAGTTGTATCTGAGCATGATGCAGACTGTGTAGGTGCTGAGGAAAAACTAGTCCAGTCCAGACTAGCTGAACCGGAGGAGGCTTCAATAGAGAAGCCAATTGCCAATGATGTCTTACCCGAGACACATGTTGAAGGAGAAGATGGATGGCAGCCAGTTCAGAGACCAAGATCGGCTGGTTTGTATGGGCGAAGAGTAAGGCAGCGATGGCAAACAATTGGCAAGGTCATTGGTTATCAGAAAAAAGAAGTGGTGTCTGATGTTGAACAAGCTAGAGTCCAGAATAACTACCAAGGTGGTAAATACTACCTTTTAAAGAAAAGGACGTCATCACCAAGAAGTTATGCAGATTACTATATAACAAAGACCTCATCGCCAAGTGCAAAGTTTGGGAGGAGAATGGTAAAAGCTATGACATATAGAGTTAAATCAGTACCATCTTCTGTCAGAGAAACTGCCACAGAGACCTCAAGAATTGCAGGTGATTCATTAAATCCTTTATCAGAAGAGAAGCAAATTTTGACACTGAAAGAGGTTGGCCAAATATCAAAGAGAAGTTCAATAGTAAGCTTGGGAAAATCTCCATCTTATAAGGAAGTAGCATTGGCCCCACCAGGTACTATTTCTATGTTGCAGACGAGGGTATCAGAAGATGAAATTCAATATAGAAAAGATACTGAAGAGGTTGGAGAAGAAAACAATCAAATAGAAGAAATTTCTGACACTATGCAGAAGGATGCTGAAAATTTGGAGTGCAGCATTCGGCATCTTGATCTGCTTTCTGAAGACCAAATAAAATGTGAAGCAGAGGCTGTTAAGAAAGAAGAAATTCACACAAGTGATGTGATGATTATTAATGATTCAGATTGTATAACAGTGAGTCAAATGGGGCAGGAATGCGTTCAAACTGATAATACGCTTTCGTCGGATGATTCTCCCAATGGGGATCTTTGTGAGAGGGAAGAAATAAACACATTTGAAGCCAGGAGTGATTCAAAATCGCCTTTACAAGAAGTAGAATGTCCAAGGGTGAAATCCTCATCTTATTCAAATGATAGCCGGGAGTTGTCCAATAAAAAGTTATCTGCATCAGCAGAACCCTTTAGCCCATCATCTGCTGTTGCACGCATAGCACCCTTGCCTATGAGCATTAATCACCCTTCTGGTCCTGGAGCCCTACCGACCGTTGGTCCTTGGCCAATGAACATGACTCTTCATCCAGGACCAGGCACTGTTTTGCCCAATCCAATGTGCTCTTCTCCTCATCATCCATACCCTTCTCCTCCAGCAACTCCAAACATGATGCCTCCATTGCCATTTATGTACCCTCCTTACTCCCAGCCTCAGTCACTACCACGGAGTACATTTCCAGTAAACACTAGCCCATTCCATCAAAACCATTATCCTTGGCAATGCAATATTAATGCTGGTCCATCAGATTACAGTCCTAGCACAGTATGGCCAGTAGGCCGCCCAGTGGAATTTTCTTTGTCACCAGGGGTGGTTGAGCCAATAACTGACACAAATTTGTCCATGAAGGAGGAACAATATGATAATCCTGAAAGCTTGAATATAGCACCAAACTTACCAGTGGATCTCAATACTTTGGATGACACAAAGAAAGAAGTTCATCTTCTAGCATCAGAAGTTGTGGAGAACTTGAATGATGTAACTGACGTTCAATCAGGTGATGATGGAATGAAGGGCAAATTAAATTCGAACCATGCTACTTTGCCCGAAAGCTTACCAAACAACAGTGATGATTCAAAGGAAGATGGTGGAAGTTGTGATCGTTATGTAC